One Desmodus rotundus isolate HL8 chromosome 4, HLdesRot8A.1, whole genome shotgun sequence DNA segment encodes these proteins:
- the PYROXD2 gene encoding pyridine nucleotide-disulfide oxidoreductase domain-containing protein 2 isoform X1 yields the protein MAASGRGLSRALSASPCPAWRLAHWEAKARLKPEYDAVVIGAGHNGLVAATYLQRLGVNTVIFERRHVIGGAAVTEEIVPGFKFSRASYLLSLLRPQIYVDLELKNHGLKLHLRNPYSFTPMLEEGTGCRLPRSLLLGTNMAENQKQIAKFSQKDAQAFPQYEDFINHLALAIDPLLDAVPVDMEALQRGSLLQRFKSLATLTPLLQAGHILGARLPQYYQVLTAPIAKVLDQWFESEPLKATLATDAVIGAMTSPHTPGSGYVLLHHMMGGLEGTQGAWGYVQGGMGALSEAIASSATAHGASIFTEKPVAKVQVSSGGGVQGVVLQDGSEVRSKVVLSNASPQITFLKLTPQEWLPEEFVERISQLDTQSPVTKINVAVNRLPDFLAAPNAPGGQPLPHHQCSIHLNCEDTHLLHQAFEDAVDGRPSHRPMIELCIPSSLDPTLAPPGCHVISLFTQYTPYTLAGGKVWDEQERNAYADKVFDCVEAYAPGFKGSVVGRDVLTPPDLERIFGLPGGNIFHGAMTLDQLYFARPVPLHANYRCPLRGLYLCGSGAHPGGGVMGAAGRNAAHVVFEDLKSM from the exons ATGGCTGCAAGTGGCCGAGGCCTCAGCAGGGCCCTGAgcgcctccccctgccctgcttgGAGGCTAGCTCACTGGGAAGCCAAGGCGCGCCTGAAACCCGAGTACGACGCGGTGGTGATAGGAGCAG GTCACAATGGTCTCGTGGCG GCCACGTACCTACAGAGACTGGGGGTGAACACGGTCATCTTTGAGAGGCGCCATGTGATCGGGGGCGCAGCTGTCACGGAGGAGATCGTTCCAG GGTTTAAGTTCTCCCGGGCATCCTACCTTCTCAGCCTGCTGAGGCCACAGATTTACGTTGACCTGGAGCTGAAG AATCATGGGCTGAAGCTTCACCTTCGAAACCCCTACTCCTTTACCCCCATGCTGGAAGAAGGCACAGGGTGCAGGTTACCCAGGTCCCTACTTCTGGGCACCAACATGGCAGAAAACCAGAAGCAGATTGCCAAGTTCTCACAGAAGGATGCCCAG GCTTTTCCCCAATATGAGGACTTCATAAATCACTTGGCATTAGCCATTGACCCTCTGCTGGACGCAGTCCCCGTGGACATGGAGGCCCTCCAGCGGGGCTCCCTGCTGCAAAGGTTCAAGTCTCTGGCCACCCTCACACCCCTGCTGCAGGCGG gccACATCCTGGGAGCCCGGCTGCCCCAGTATTACCAGGTGCTCACAGCTCCAATAGCCAAG GTGCTGGATCAGTGGTTTGAGTCCGAGCCTCTAAAAGCCACTCTAGCAACGGATGCTGTGATTGGAGCCATGACAAGTCCCCACACCCCGGGGAGTGG GTATGTGCTGCTGCATCACATGATGGGGGGCCTGGAGGGGACGCAGGGGGCCTGGGGCTACGTCCAGGGTGGCATGGGTGCCCTCTCTGAGGCCATCGCCAGCTCAGCCACCGCACATGGAGCAAGTATCTTCACTGAAAAG CCAGTGGCGAAGGTACAGGTGAGCAGTGGAGGAGGCGTTCAAGGAGTTGTGCTGCAAGATGGCTCAGAGGTGAGGAGCAAAGTGGTGCTGTCCAATGCATCGCCGCAGATAACCTTCTTGAAGCTGACGCCACAG GAGTGGCTTCCTGAAGAGTTTGTGGAGAGAATCTCTCAGCTGGACACCCAGTCACCTGTTACCAAGATCAACG TGGCTGTCAACAGGCTGCCTGACTTCCTGGCAGCCCCCAATGCTCCTGGGGGCCAGCCACTGCCCCATCACCAGTGCTCCATCCACCTGAACTGTGAAGATACCCACCTGCTCCATCAGGCCTTTGAGGATGCTGTGGATGGCCGGCCCTCCCACAG GCCAATGATTGAGCTCTGCATACCCTCCTCGCTGGACCCCACCCTGGCTCCCCCCGGCTGCCATGTCATCTCCCTCTTCACTCAGTACACTCCCTACACTCTGGCTGGAGGCAAAGTCTGGGACGAGCAGGAGAGAAATGCTTATGCAGACAAAG TGTTTGACTGCGTCGAGGCCTATGCCCCTGGCTTCAAGGGCTCCGTGGTGGGCAGAGACGTCCTCACACCACCTGATTTGGAGAGAatctttgggcttcctggaggg AACATATTCCACGGCGCCATGACGCTGGACCAGCTCTACTTTGCCCGCCCCGTGCCCCTGCATGCCAACTACCGCTGCCCCCTCCGGGGCCTGTATCTCTGCGGAAGCGGGGCCCATCCTG GAGGAGGTGTCATGGGAGCTGCTGGACGCAATGCAGCCCATGTCGTCTTTGAGGACCTCAAGAGCATGTGA
- the PYROXD2 gene encoding pyridine nucleotide-disulfide oxidoreductase domain-containing protein 2 isoform X2: MAASGRGLSRALSASPCPAWRLAHWEAKARLKPEYDAVVIGAGHNGLVAATYLQRLGVNTVIFERRHVIGGAAVTEEIVPGFKFSRASYLLSLLRPQIYVDLELKNHGLKLHLRNPYSFTPMLEEGTGCRLPRSLLLGTNMAENQKQIAKFSQKDAQAFPQYEDFINHLALAIDPLLDAVPVDMEALQRGSLLQRFKSLATLTPLLQAGHILGARLPQYYQVLTAPIAKVLDQWFESEPLKATLATDAVIGAMTSPHTPGSGYVLLHHMMGGLEGTQGAWGYVQGGMGALSEAIASSATAHGASIFTEKPVAKVQVSSGGGVQGVVLQDGSEVRSKVVLSNASPQITFLKLTPQEWLPEEFVERISQLDTQSPVTKINVAVNRLPDFLAAPNAPGGQPLPHHQCSIHLNCEDTHLLHQAFEDAVDGRPSHRPMIELCIPSSLDPTLAPPGCHVISLFTQYTPYTLAGGKVWDEQERNAYADKVFDCVEAYAPGFKGSVVGRDVLTPPDLERIFGLPGGEEVSWELLDAMQPMSSLRTSRACDPESERRIHPFNEAFKSALGPFPRLWPEGD; this comes from the exons ATGGCTGCAAGTGGCCGAGGCCTCAGCAGGGCCCTGAgcgcctccccctgccctgcttgGAGGCTAGCTCACTGGGAAGCCAAGGCGCGCCTGAAACCCGAGTACGACGCGGTGGTGATAGGAGCAG GTCACAATGGTCTCGTGGCG GCCACGTACCTACAGAGACTGGGGGTGAACACGGTCATCTTTGAGAGGCGCCATGTGATCGGGGGCGCAGCTGTCACGGAGGAGATCGTTCCAG GGTTTAAGTTCTCCCGGGCATCCTACCTTCTCAGCCTGCTGAGGCCACAGATTTACGTTGACCTGGAGCTGAAG AATCATGGGCTGAAGCTTCACCTTCGAAACCCCTACTCCTTTACCCCCATGCTGGAAGAAGGCACAGGGTGCAGGTTACCCAGGTCCCTACTTCTGGGCACCAACATGGCAGAAAACCAGAAGCAGATTGCCAAGTTCTCACAGAAGGATGCCCAG GCTTTTCCCCAATATGAGGACTTCATAAATCACTTGGCATTAGCCATTGACCCTCTGCTGGACGCAGTCCCCGTGGACATGGAGGCCCTCCAGCGGGGCTCCCTGCTGCAAAGGTTCAAGTCTCTGGCCACCCTCACACCCCTGCTGCAGGCGG gccACATCCTGGGAGCCCGGCTGCCCCAGTATTACCAGGTGCTCACAGCTCCAATAGCCAAG GTGCTGGATCAGTGGTTTGAGTCCGAGCCTCTAAAAGCCACTCTAGCAACGGATGCTGTGATTGGAGCCATGACAAGTCCCCACACCCCGGGGAGTGG GTATGTGCTGCTGCATCACATGATGGGGGGCCTGGAGGGGACGCAGGGGGCCTGGGGCTACGTCCAGGGTGGCATGGGTGCCCTCTCTGAGGCCATCGCCAGCTCAGCCACCGCACATGGAGCAAGTATCTTCACTGAAAAG CCAGTGGCGAAGGTACAGGTGAGCAGTGGAGGAGGCGTTCAAGGAGTTGTGCTGCAAGATGGCTCAGAGGTGAGGAGCAAAGTGGTGCTGTCCAATGCATCGCCGCAGATAACCTTCTTGAAGCTGACGCCACAG GAGTGGCTTCCTGAAGAGTTTGTGGAGAGAATCTCTCAGCTGGACACCCAGTCACCTGTTACCAAGATCAACG TGGCTGTCAACAGGCTGCCTGACTTCCTGGCAGCCCCCAATGCTCCTGGGGGCCAGCCACTGCCCCATCACCAGTGCTCCATCCACCTGAACTGTGAAGATACCCACCTGCTCCATCAGGCCTTTGAGGATGCTGTGGATGGCCGGCCCTCCCACAG GCCAATGATTGAGCTCTGCATACCCTCCTCGCTGGACCCCACCCTGGCTCCCCCCGGCTGCCATGTCATCTCCCTCTTCACTCAGTACACTCCCTACACTCTGGCTGGAGGCAAAGTCTGGGACGAGCAGGAGAGAAATGCTTATGCAGACAAAG TGTTTGACTGCGTCGAGGCCTATGCCCCTGGCTTCAAGGGCTCCGTGGTGGGCAGAGACGTCCTCACACCACCTGATTTGGAGAGAatctttgggcttcctggaggg GAGGAGGTGTCATGGGAGCTGCTGGACGCAATGCAGCCCATGTCGTCTTTGAGGACCTCAAGAGCATGTGACCCTGAATCAGAAAGAAGAATCCACCCTTTTAATGAAGCTTTTAAGTCTGCATTGGGTCCTTTTCCCAGGCTATGGCCTGAGGGAGACTAG
- the PYROXD2 gene encoding pyridine nucleotide-disulfide oxidoreductase domain-containing protein 2 isoform X3 has protein sequence MAASGRGLSRALSASPCPAWRLAHWEAKARLKPEYDAVVIGAGHNGLVAATYLQRLGVNTVIFERRHVIGGAAVTEEIVPGFKFSRASYLLSLLRPQIYVDLELKNHGLKLHLRNPYSFTPMLEEGTGCRLPRSLLLGTNMAENQKQIAKFSQKDAQVLDQWFESEPLKATLATDAVIGAMTSPHTPGSGYVLLHHMMGGLEGTQGAWGYVQGGMGALSEAIASSATAHGASIFTEKPVAKVQVSSGGGVQGVVLQDGSEVRSKVVLSNASPQITFLKLTPQEWLPEEFVERISQLDTQSPVTKINVAVNRLPDFLAAPNAPGGQPLPHHQCSIHLNCEDTHLLHQAFEDAVDGRPSHRPMIELCIPSSLDPTLAPPGCHVISLFTQYTPYTLAGGKVWDEQERNAYADKVFDCVEAYAPGFKGSVVGRDVLTPPDLERIFGLPGGNIFHGAMTLDQLYFARPVPLHANYRCPLRGLYLCGSGAHPGGGVMGAAGRNAAHVVFEDLKSM, from the exons ATGGCTGCAAGTGGCCGAGGCCTCAGCAGGGCCCTGAgcgcctccccctgccctgcttgGAGGCTAGCTCACTGGGAAGCCAAGGCGCGCCTGAAACCCGAGTACGACGCGGTGGTGATAGGAGCAG GTCACAATGGTCTCGTGGCG GCCACGTACCTACAGAGACTGGGGGTGAACACGGTCATCTTTGAGAGGCGCCATGTGATCGGGGGCGCAGCTGTCACGGAGGAGATCGTTCCAG GGTTTAAGTTCTCCCGGGCATCCTACCTTCTCAGCCTGCTGAGGCCACAGATTTACGTTGACCTGGAGCTGAAG AATCATGGGCTGAAGCTTCACCTTCGAAACCCCTACTCCTTTACCCCCATGCTGGAAGAAGGCACAGGGTGCAGGTTACCCAGGTCCCTACTTCTGGGCACCAACATGGCAGAAAACCAGAAGCAGATTGCCAAGTTCTCACAGAAGGATGCCCAG GTGCTGGATCAGTGGTTTGAGTCCGAGCCTCTAAAAGCCACTCTAGCAACGGATGCTGTGATTGGAGCCATGACAAGTCCCCACACCCCGGGGAGTGG GTATGTGCTGCTGCATCACATGATGGGGGGCCTGGAGGGGACGCAGGGGGCCTGGGGCTACGTCCAGGGTGGCATGGGTGCCCTCTCTGAGGCCATCGCCAGCTCAGCCACCGCACATGGAGCAAGTATCTTCACTGAAAAG CCAGTGGCGAAGGTACAGGTGAGCAGTGGAGGAGGCGTTCAAGGAGTTGTGCTGCAAGATGGCTCAGAGGTGAGGAGCAAAGTGGTGCTGTCCAATGCATCGCCGCAGATAACCTTCTTGAAGCTGACGCCACAG GAGTGGCTTCCTGAAGAGTTTGTGGAGAGAATCTCTCAGCTGGACACCCAGTCACCTGTTACCAAGATCAACG TGGCTGTCAACAGGCTGCCTGACTTCCTGGCAGCCCCCAATGCTCCTGGGGGCCAGCCACTGCCCCATCACCAGTGCTCCATCCACCTGAACTGTGAAGATACCCACCTGCTCCATCAGGCCTTTGAGGATGCTGTGGATGGCCGGCCCTCCCACAG GCCAATGATTGAGCTCTGCATACCCTCCTCGCTGGACCCCACCCTGGCTCCCCCCGGCTGCCATGTCATCTCCCTCTTCACTCAGTACACTCCCTACACTCTGGCTGGAGGCAAAGTCTGGGACGAGCAGGAGAGAAATGCTTATGCAGACAAAG TGTTTGACTGCGTCGAGGCCTATGCCCCTGGCTTCAAGGGCTCCGTGGTGGGCAGAGACGTCCTCACACCACCTGATTTGGAGAGAatctttgggcttcctggaggg AACATATTCCACGGCGCCATGACGCTGGACCAGCTCTACTTTGCCCGCCCCGTGCCCCTGCATGCCAACTACCGCTGCCCCCTCCGGGGCCTGTATCTCTGCGGAAGCGGGGCCCATCCTG GAGGAGGTGTCATGGGAGCTGCTGGACGCAATGCAGCCCATGTCGTCTTTGAGGACCTCAAGAGCATGTGA